Proteins encoded together in one Candidatus Brocadiaceae bacterium window:
- a CDS encoding ABC-F family ATP-binding cassette domain-containing protein, producing the protein MLLANFQNVTKTYGPQTVLRGVSFQIGSGQKLGLIGPNGAGKTTILRILVGQEEPNDGNAVTPRGVRIGYVPQHVEYGDDLTVSQCILREHDRLSEALRKQELRLSEAAEDELDAALRSYQRASDAFERIGGHGFPQRAEAMLDALGLAGRAEQKVGSLSGGEKNVLGMAEALLAEPDLLLLDEPANHLDYEGVAWLEDFLVRFRGALLMVSHNRYLLDRVVQGILHLEDGRLQSYEGNYSTYRANRLRQLVAQQEDYVANQKRLAQLEK; encoded by the coding sequence ATGTTGCTTGCGAACTTCCAGAACGTCACCAAGACCTACGGCCCGCAGACCGTTTTGCGCGGCGTCAGCTTCCAGATCGGCAGCGGACAGAAGCTGGGGCTGATCGGCCCGAACGGCGCGGGCAAGACGACGATCCTCCGCATCCTCGTGGGGCAGGAAGAACCAAACGACGGCAACGCGGTGACCCCCCGCGGCGTCCGCATCGGTTATGTGCCTCAGCACGTCGAGTACGGCGATGACCTGACAGTGTCCCAGTGCATCCTGCGCGAGCACGACCGGCTGAGCGAGGCCCTGCGCAAACAGGAGCTTCGGCTCTCTGAGGCCGCCGAGGACGAACTGGACGCGGCCTTGCGGTCGTATCAGCGGGCGTCGGACGCGTTCGAACGCATCGGAGGGCATGGGTTTCCGCAGCGCGCCGAGGCGATGCTGGATGCCCTCGGCCTGGCCGGTCGGGCCGAACAGAAGGTGGGCTCGCTGTCCGGCGGCGAGAAGAACGTGCTCGGCATGGCCGAGGCGCTGCTGGCCGAGCCGGACCTGCTCCTGCTGGACGAGCCGGCGAACCACCTCGACTACGAGGGCGTGGCCTGGCTGGAGGACTTCCTCGTGCGCTTCCGGGGCGCCCTCCTGATGGTCTCGCACAACCGCTACCTGCTCGACCGCGTCGTGCAGGGCATACTGCACTTGGAGGACGGCCGCCTCCAGTCCTACGAGGGCAACTACTCCACCTACCGCGCCAACCGCCTGCGTCAGCTCGTCGCGCAGCAGGAGGACTACGTGGCGAACCAGAAGCGCCTGGCGCAGCTCGAGAAG